One window of Thermoplasma sp. Kam2015 genomic DNA carries:
- the merA gene encoding mercury(II) reductase, with amino-acid sequence MSEEYDLLIIGYGAAAFSGAIKASEITTGQAKIAMVGTGPLGGTCVNVGCVPSKMLISAARNFKYISEPRYPGLTADSYHSDTSKILDFIRSGVRNERMKKYEDVLKSYGNIDLYKSRAVFTGDRKVKLKDGTELFGYNVLIATGSKPSIPNIPGLNDAGYITSNEFWDLKKIPESIAIIGAGPIGSEIGQAAARLGSNVHIIEKADQILPGIPRDMAKRIMDAMIKDGVKFSLSAAVERVHTKNGTKVLTVHKNEDSFELEADEILVAIGRYPNVDLGLENTGVVYDKQGIIVDADLRTSNKKIYAAGDVVKQRYKLETLAAKEGVIAAQNIFNHEAVKVEISSFPVAIFTQPEYAYVGYSEEDAVSAGINYDVRTIETSDVAKERILRNPEGMIRMISEHDTGRIIGIQIVAESAADMINEASVIINSAITVEQLIDTPHVFPTVNEGIKLAAQSFLRDISMMSCCME; translated from the coding sequence TTGAGTGAGGAGTACGATCTCCTCATAATAGGATATGGGGCAGCTGCATTCTCAGGAGCGATCAAGGCTTCTGAGATCACCACTGGTCAGGCAAAAATAGCTATGGTAGGTACAGGACCCCTCGGTGGAACATGCGTCAACGTAGGCTGCGTCCCCTCCAAGATGCTGATATCTGCAGCAAGAAATTTCAAATACATATCTGAACCCAGATATCCAGGTCTAACGGCTGATTCATATCATTCCGACACCTCAAAGATACTTGATTTTATAAGATCTGGCGTAAGAAACGAAAGGATGAAAAAATATGAGGATGTCCTCAAATCATACGGCAATATAGATCTGTATAAATCAAGGGCTGTATTCACTGGCGATCGGAAAGTAAAACTTAAGGATGGAACAGAGTTATTCGGTTACAATGTACTTATAGCCACCGGCAGCAAACCTTCAATTCCAAATATACCTGGTCTAAACGATGCTGGTTATATAACAAGCAATGAATTCTGGGATCTGAAAAAAATACCTGAAAGTATAGCCATAATAGGGGCCGGCCCAATAGGATCAGAAATTGGGCAGGCCGCGGCAAGGCTCGGGTCGAACGTTCATATAATAGAAAAGGCAGATCAGATACTGCCGGGAATACCCAGGGATATGGCGAAGAGGATAATGGATGCAATGATTAAAGATGGTGTAAAATTCTCGCTTTCAGCGGCCGTCGAAAGAGTGCATACAAAAAATGGTACGAAGGTGTTGACGGTGCATAAAAACGAGGATTCATTTGAACTGGAAGCAGATGAAATACTTGTAGCTATTGGAAGATACCCGAACGTTGATCTTGGTCTCGAAAACACAGGTGTTGTATATGACAAACAAGGGATAATAGTGGATGCAGATCTCAGAACATCAAATAAGAAGATATATGCAGCAGGAGATGTTGTGAAGCAGAGATATAAACTTGAGACGCTTGCAGCAAAAGAAGGTGTAATCGCCGCACAGAATATATTCAATCATGAAGCTGTTAAAGTGGAAATTTCCAGTTTTCCTGTAGCCATATTTACACAGCCTGAATATGCTTACGTCGGATATTCAGAAGAAGATGCGGTTTCAGCTGGAATAAATTATGATGTCAGAACGATAGAAACCTCGGATGTGGCAAAGGAAAGAATATTGAGAAATCCAGAGGGCATGATCAGAATGATATCGGAACATGATACTGGGAGGATCATAGGCATACAGATAGTCGCTGAAAGTGCTGCAGATATGATCAACGAAGCTTCAGTTATCATCAATTCGGCAATAACTGTGGAACAATTGATAGATACTCCGCATGTATTTCCAACTGTGAATGAAGGGATCAAGCTAGCTGCACAATCATTTCTCCGTGATATCAGCATGATGAGCTGCTGCATGGAATGA
- a CDS encoding 2,3-diphosphoglycerate-dependent phosphoglycerate mutase: protein MKIAILIRHGESDINVKGILSDTIDNNMLTERGIMQAQHTAKELQGLDIKNFYSSPIKRAFDTAQVIADAFNKDVITDQRLLEIGLGKARGRRANEFKDDLYSGHITGKVREELGMEKWESLQKRVVEAIASRDGINVYVTHSDPVRAAISYFLEMGEEETYGLSIKNASMTIIDVEIGKLITLGSITITDGVREYLNRR, encoded by the coding sequence ATGAAGATTGCTATACTGATAAGGCATGGAGAGAGCGATATAAATGTCAAAGGGATATTATCCGATACGATTGATAATAATATGTTAACGGAAAGGGGAATAATGCAGGCCCAGCATACGGCGAAAGAACTTCAGGGCCTGGACATAAAGAATTTCTATTCCAGCCCAATAAAAAGAGCATTCGACACGGCACAGGTCATTGCAGATGCCTTCAATAAGGACGTCATAACAGATCAGCGATTGCTTGAGATCGGCCTGGGAAAGGCCCGTGGTAGGCGAGCAAATGAATTCAAGGATGATCTGTACAGTGGCCACATCACCGGGAAGGTCAGAGAGGAACTTGGCATGGAGAAATGGGAAAGCCTGCAGAAAAGGGTTGTTGAGGCCATAGCCTCAAGAGATGGGATAAACGTTTATGTTACTCATTCCGATCCGGTCAGAGCTGCTATATCCTATTTTCTAGAGATGGGCGAGGAGGAGACCTACGGTTTATCCATAAAGAACGCATCGATGACAATAATAGACGTCGAGATAGGGAAACTCATCACGCTTGGCAGCATCACCATAACCGACGGAGTCAGAGAATATCTCAACCGTAGATGA
- a CDS encoding MFS transporter: protein MAKLYPLFVASSSFFLSYYVRLSWTILSVYMPFKPTVSEEGMAFAIFFVGYVIVQIPSGFVSDRFSGGMVIALSLIGLAASSIMSALSPDILWEYISSLIMGFTAGWIYPASINIMNHYYRDRKSIYVGYYSIAWPLAIVVSGFALPSLAMAVGWQWGYYSSAIASLMVAFMALRLKTGRTGYRIDLSLIRNRNVILLSLGGFLFFLSYRSLTLYAYKYFVSIGIDPVIAGLIFSSMAISGIFSTSFSGFLISRIGTKNAVVISLICYGLLVLAFSEVRSDLLLIIISLVMGFFRFIITPGNSGLAIDIGRERAGSVSGIANMFWQSSGIIGPVISAAMIIALGFRNLWTALALIVFLSGLTYYFIDISFHAAAHHADITEK from the coding sequence GTGGCTAAGCTATACCCTTTATTTGTGGCCAGCTCGTCCTTTTTCCTGAGTTACTACGTCCGGCTTTCATGGACCATTCTCTCCGTATACATGCCATTCAAACCTACGGTATCTGAAGAAGGAATGGCCTTCGCAATTTTCTTTGTAGGCTATGTCATTGTGCAGATACCGTCTGGATTTGTATCCGATAGGTTTTCAGGCGGTATGGTCATAGCATTGTCGCTCATAGGTCTGGCCGCCTCCTCCATCATGTCCGCCCTTTCTCCAGACATCCTGTGGGAATACATTTCGAGCCTGATTATGGGTTTCACGGCCGGATGGATATATCCGGCATCGATAAACATAATGAACCATTACTACAGAGATAGGAAGAGCATTTATGTGGGATACTACAGTATAGCGTGGCCTCTGGCGATCGTGGTATCCGGTTTTGCCCTTCCATCTCTTGCCATGGCAGTCGGATGGCAGTGGGGATATTACTCATCCGCTATCGCATCGTTGATGGTAGCATTCATGGCGCTGAGGCTAAAAACAGGTAGAACAGGATACAGGATAGATCTTTCGCTGATCAGAAACAGGAATGTTATCCTACTGTCCCTGGGAGGATTTTTATTTTTTCTATCATACAGGTCGCTGACACTCTATGCATACAAGTATTTTGTTTCAATAGGGATAGATCCTGTTATAGCCGGCCTGATATTTTCTTCAATGGCGATCTCAGGTATATTTTCAACTTCCTTTTCCGGCTTTCTGATATCGAGGATCGGAACAAAGAATGCTGTTGTCATTTCTCTGATCTGCTATGGCCTTCTCGTGTTAGCATTCTCCGAGGTGAGGTCTGATCTGCTTCTCATAATCATATCGCTTGTTATGGGATTCTTCAGATTCATAATAACACCGGGTAACTCTGGCCTTGCGATAGATATTGGTAGGGAGAGGGCCGGAAGCGTTTCAGGAATAGCCAATATGTTCTGGCAGTCAAGCGGGATAATCGGACCTGTTATCTCGGCCGCCATGATCATAGCCTTGGGTTTCAGAAACCTCTGGACTGCACTTGCATTAATAGTGTTTCTCTCCGGCTTGACCTATTATTTCATTGATATATCATTCCATGCAGCAGCTCATCATGCTGATATCACGGAGAAATGA
- a CDS encoding site-2 protease family protein, whose product MEQTIKVQNEDLRYVVSVVTSKVNVYDIIVDPVSVKFYFFDSDNPNIDEAFDSIRRDLIDRGFIPMILRDGENIIQVTKRPQQRYFGNAVNLILLIATILSTMYVGSQYSINFVPKGAYYTLRLWGYGFIFFSAPLLLILGIHESAHFLVARKHHVKASLPFFIPFPIGIGTFGAFISLRDPLPNRKAMAEIGAAGPIAGFLTALPLMFVADYFQNVVKPIPPAYIPFKVTFPLIYHILGLNVNFSGPIFPMVFAVWVGMFATAMNLIPAGQLDGSHIVRGVLGSRANVLSYVFLGFLFAIGFFYTGWWIIAIFVVFTGLVHPPALNDYSKISKLDIAIGVFSLIMFILTFTIVPIKPA is encoded by the coding sequence ATGGAGCAGACTATCAAGGTTCAGAATGAGGATTTGAGATACGTTGTTTCTGTCGTGACTTCAAAGGTTAATGTCTACGATATTATAGTCGATCCTGTTTCTGTAAAATTCTACTTTTTCGATAGCGACAATCCGAATATAGATGAGGCATTCGACTCCATAAGAAGGGATCTTATAGATCGGGGATTCATTCCTATGATCCTGCGTGACGGCGAAAATATAATACAGGTGACGAAGAGGCCGCAGCAGAGATACTTTGGCAATGCTGTCAACCTGATTCTTCTTATTGCCACAATATTATCAACTATGTATGTTGGATCGCAGTACTCCATAAACTTCGTTCCCAAAGGTGCATATTACACGCTTAGGCTCTGGGGATATGGCTTTATATTCTTCTCTGCACCATTGCTTCTCATACTGGGAATCCATGAAAGCGCTCACTTTCTTGTGGCAAGAAAACATCATGTGAAGGCCTCGCTCCCGTTCTTCATACCGTTTCCCATAGGAATAGGCACATTTGGCGCGTTCATATCTCTCAGAGATCCGCTCCCTAACCGCAAGGCCATGGCTGAGATTGGTGCAGCTGGCCCCATAGCGGGATTCCTCACCGCACTGCCGCTGATGTTCGTTGCAGATTATTTCCAGAACGTCGTGAAGCCAATACCGCCAGCCTACATACCGTTCAAGGTCACCTTCCCTCTCATATATCATATTCTAGGGCTGAACGTGAATTTTTCTGGTCCGATTTTCCCTATGGTCTTCGCAGTATGGGTGGGAATGTTCGCAACTGCAATGAACCTCATACCTGCAGGTCAGCTTGACGGAAGCCATATAGTTCGCGGAGTTCTTGGTAGCAGAGCAAATGTTCTTTCATATGTATTTCTTGGCTTCCTGTTCGCGATCGGTTTCTTCTACACTGGCTGGTGGATAATAGCTATATTTGTTGTTTTCACAGGGCTTGTTCATCCCCCGGCCCTGAATGATTATTCCAAGATATCAAAGCTTGACATAGCCATAGGCGTGTTCTCACTCATCATGTTCATACTGACATTCACCATAGTGCCGATAAAGCCGGCGTGA
- a CDS encoding HAD family phosphatase: MDQSFDAADVTYDFQKISDFLSDTGIKSVIISAGVINFARKVSEMYHIDDYVANDVIEVRRELKFVKNVDPARKDLNLKTYLRKFSVKESETISIGDSIADFSMKKCSSLFIAFNPLDSVLSSMADFTAYNFAEVIRIVEAINDLAHGKSYGAPLSE, from the coding sequence TTGGATCAGAGTTTTGATGCTGCTGACGTGACCTATGATTTTCAAAAAATATCAGATTTCCTCTCAGATACAGGGATAAAATCGGTCATAATCAGTGCCGGTGTAATCAACTTTGCCCGAAAAGTTAGCGAAATGTACCATATAGATGATTATGTGGCGAATGATGTTATAGAAGTCAGAAGAGAACTGAAATTTGTGAAAAACGTTGATCCGGCGAGAAAGGATCTGAACCTCAAAACCTATCTCAGAAAATTCTCTGTCAAAGAGTCAGAGACAATATCCATAGGCGATTCGATTGCAGATTTTTCCATGAAAAAATGTTCATCGCTTTTCATTGCCTTTAACCCTCTGGATTCGGTTCTTTCTTCCATGGCAGATTTCACCGCGTACAATTTTGCTGAAGTCATCCGTATCGTTGAGGCCATAAACGATCTAGCACACGGTAAGAGTTATGGTGCTCCTCTCTCAGAGTGA
- a CDS encoding MFS transporter yields the protein MQNTYTVRQYGHISEIMAIIGYVIPTFILVTPTFYISYISKTLGIPYYTTFIIIGSPYIGRFIGAYIYSRFRYLGTPFMLSMSVLGLTSFFISILNSVPILIILRFIIGIAFGISTSFAVEVAVRTRKQHIIGLTTGGWAIGWILSAAISAVLPYRYASMSGTVAIPLSVIGVLLRRVNIGHVIASGFNFSVYGFLIYFLAFEPAFVLQIIPQIYGSAAFMESEIAYFLAVPAYMIFPIMAKRYGFRKALYSIASISMILSIFAFLYLNFYAAIVFTVFGLAVNAVIPGFLRDENLSPEKIGPSMNFSAINGFLVPTIIYLIGSIRISAVAITIFSMACLIALSDVGHRMFSHSSTSLPNKA from the coding sequence ATGCAGAATACATACACTGTTAGGCAGTATGGTCATATATCTGAAATTATGGCTATAATTGGCTATGTTATTCCGACATTTATTCTTGTAACTCCAACATTTTACATATCATATATATCAAAAACTCTTGGTATACCATATTATACTACATTCATTATAATTGGTTCTCCATATATAGGTAGATTCATAGGTGCCTATATTTATTCACGTTTCAGGTACCTTGGTACGCCGTTCATGCTCTCAATGTCTGTCCTCGGATTAACATCGTTTTTCATCTCCATTTTGAACAGCGTACCGATCCTCATAATTCTTAGATTCATAATCGGTATAGCCTTCGGGATATCCACATCATTTGCGGTTGAAGTTGCTGTGAGAACCAGGAAACAGCACATCATAGGATTGACAACGGGTGGATGGGCAATAGGCTGGATACTTTCAGCCGCCATATCAGCCGTTCTGCCTTACAGATATGCCTCGATGTCTGGCACGGTGGCCATACCCTTATCGGTCATAGGTGTGCTTCTACGCCGGGTTAACATAGGGCATGTTATAGCATCTGGTTTCAACTTCTCCGTTTACGGTTTTTTGATATACTTTCTGGCGTTCGAGCCAGCCTTCGTCCTGCAGATAATCCCACAGATATATGGATCTGCTGCTTTCATGGAATCTGAGATCGCCTATTTTCTAGCTGTACCTGCCTACATGATATTTCCAATAATGGCAAAGCGCTATGGTTTCAGAAAGGCCCTGTATTCCATAGCGTCCATTTCAATGATCCTCTCCATCTTCGCATTCCTCTACCTCAATTTTTATGCTGCCATCGTCTTCACAGTTTTCGGCCTTGCCGTGAATGCAGTCATACCGGGATTCCTCAGAGACGAAAATCTCAGCCCAGAAAAGATAGGACCATCCATGAATTTTTCAGCGATAAACGGCTTTCTGGTTCCGACGATAATATACCTGATAGGATCCATAAGAATATCGGCCGTGGCGATAACCATATTCTCGATGGCGTGTCTCATAGCCCTGTCTGATGTTGGCCACAGGATGTTTTCGCATTCTTCAACCTCTTTGCCGAATAAAGCCTGA
- a CDS encoding MFS transporter — MANIYRDLDENRFGWFHLKSMITTGMGVFTDGYDLSSIGLVLVMVLSFYGIGKSSPNYVLYISLLAGSALIGAAVGSILFGELARRGRKKFYGLDVVILGIGALVQAFSPNIIFLIAIRFILGLGVGADYVLSPMIMAEHSNARDRGKTLAFGFGLMWGFGATMAAVVYLVLSPIVASSILWRAVLAAGSIPALAVVYLRRRMPETPRFIARIVGDKKSFEEEVRYVAKKNVEISGNIRDENSFMYYFKKYSRFYITAMILWFLYDQIAYSSILFGPSLIASGLGVKPEIFQFIMELAFTIPGGILAISLIDRAGRKPLQVSGFILMGLFLLSFGILKDYSMLTTFLGLMLYGMQNFANQFGPGSISASGMLGVELAPTKIRSQIQSYTVSAGRIGASMSSFVFPYMFQVFGESFAFYYLTSLAIVAGLLTLIVIPETKGSLETVSGEIGEMSNIGVAD, encoded by the coding sequence ATGGCAAACATTTACAGAGATCTTGATGAGAACAGATTTGGATGGTTCCATCTCAAATCGATGATAACGACGGGAATGGGTGTCTTTACAGACGGATACGACCTGTCATCGATAGGGCTTGTACTCGTCATGGTGCTATCATTCTACGGAATTGGCAAAAGCTCACCCAATTATGTGCTGTATATAAGCCTGCTGGCAGGTTCAGCACTCATTGGTGCTGCAGTCGGTTCAATACTCTTTGGAGAGCTGGCAAGGAGAGGCAGAAAGAAATTCTACGGCTTGGACGTTGTGATACTTGGCATAGGAGCATTGGTGCAGGCGTTTTCGCCTAACATCATCTTCCTGATAGCGATAAGATTCATACTGGGGCTTGGCGTAGGGGCAGATTACGTTCTTTCTCCGATGATCATGGCCGAACATTCAAACGCAAGGGATCGCGGAAAGACTCTTGCGTTCGGATTCGGACTCATGTGGGGGTTCGGCGCCACGATGGCTGCCGTTGTATACCTTGTGCTCTCACCCATTGTTGCTTCCAGCATCCTGTGGAGAGCGGTTCTTGCGGCCGGATCTATACCGGCACTTGCAGTTGTATATCTGAGGAGAAGGATGCCAGAGACCCCAAGATTCATAGCCAGAATAGTTGGCGATAAAAAGAGCTTCGAAGAAGAGGTGAGATATGTAGCAAAGAAGAATGTGGAGATCTCAGGCAACATAAGGGATGAGAATTCATTCATGTACTATTTTAAAAAATATTCTCGTTTTTATATAACGGCAATGATACTCTGGTTCCTGTATGATCAGATCGCCTATTCAAGCATACTCTTCGGCCCCAGCCTCATCGCATCAGGTCTTGGCGTAAAACCAGAGATATTTCAGTTCATAATGGAGCTGGCATTCACCATACCCGGCGGAATACTGGCAATATCGCTCATAGACAGGGCAGGGCGAAAGCCGTTGCAGGTATCCGGTTTCATTCTGATGGGTTTATTCCTGCTCTCGTTTGGAATACTGAAGGATTACTCAATGCTGACCACGTTTCTTGGCCTGATGCTTTACGGCATGCAGAATTTTGCAAATCAGTTCGGGCCTGGATCCATAAGCGCCTCTGGCATGTTGGGCGTTGAACTGGCACCCACCAAGATACGATCCCAGATACAATCATATACGGTATCAGCCGGAAGAATCGGAGCTTCGATGTCATCGTTCGTATTCCCCTACATGTTTCAGGTATTTGGCGAGAGCTTTGCCTTCTATTATCTGACCTCGCTTGCAATAGTTGCAGGATTGCTGACGTTGATAGTGATACCAGAAACAAAAGGTTCGCTTGAGACAGTATCAGGTGAGATAGGGGAAATGTCAAATATAGGGGTGGCAGATTGA
- a CDS encoding MFS transporter, producing the protein MKNSTRIVLSSMAFSMAWLTISFAFPLLGVRYSLGYTRIGIIGMVSNLSFAIASALYLKASASVIRRSLRIIPLVSGFITFLFVFSSADNFAYIIGIVSIVQAFFWISMEIYLGYASGTGNAEKYTASWGFPMVFAPMVAGAIIQYVGFKPLFIMGLIFFVAAGFMAPTVEGYGTKNHGEKPSVIIIMPLVFSGIAIGFFFYVMVPYLKLHGYSYVDIAIIETLFAGVQAFVFFLLNFIRKMPVTIYSIITAIMSAFPLILVVSLSMYFIIPVVVVIAVASAIGFSKILSYISSTTSPNVGIFYYETFYAIGFAIGSSVGGFLFEFDRMFSYFIFIFPFIYSVFFLPRMKNSFDVTC; encoded by the coding sequence GTGAAGAATTCAACGAGAATAGTGTTATCAAGCATGGCCTTTTCGATGGCCTGGTTAACGATCAGCTTCGCTTTTCCACTTTTAGGTGTTAGGTATTCCCTAGGTTACACACGGATAGGCATCATAGGAATGGTTTCTAACCTTTCTTTCGCCATCGCATCTGCTTTATACCTGAAAGCCAGCGCCTCTGTCATCAGAAGATCCCTTAGGATCATACCGCTGGTCAGTGGGTTCATAACGTTTCTCTTTGTTTTTTCCTCGGCTGACAATTTTGCATACATCATAGGTATCGTTTCCATAGTGCAGGCTTTCTTCTGGATATCGATGGAGATATACCTTGGATATGCCTCTGGAACAGGAAATGCAGAAAAGTACACGGCATCATGGGGCTTTCCCATGGTGTTTGCTCCAATGGTGGCAGGTGCCATAATACAGTATGTCGGCTTCAAGCCGCTATTTATCATGGGTCTGATATTTTTCGTTGCGGCTGGTTTTATGGCACCGACCGTGGAAGGATATGGAACCAAGAACCATGGTGAGAAACCCTCCGTGATAATAATTATGCCGCTAGTTTTCAGCGGTATTGCCATCGGCTTCTTCTTCTATGTGATGGTACCTTACCTCAAGCTACATGGATATTCATACGTTGATATAGCGATCATAGAGACGCTCTTCGCAGGTGTTCAGGCGTTTGTGTTTTTCCTGCTAAACTTCATCAGAAAGATGCCGGTGACGATCTATTCAATCATAACCGCGATTATGAGCGCTTTTCCCCTGATCCTTGTGGTCTCTCTCAGCATGTATTTCATAATTCCGGTCGTTGTGGTGATAGCAGTTGCCTCGGCAATCGGCTTCTCCAAGATACTCTCGTATATATCATCAACAACGTCTCCAAATGTGGGTATATTCTATTATGAAACATTCTATGCCATCGGCTTTGCAATAGGTTCGTCCGTTGGCGGATTTCTTTTTGAGTTCGACCGGATGTTTTCGTACTTCATATTCATATTTCCTTTCATCTATTCCGTATTCTTTTTACCTAGGATGAAGAATAGCTTCGATGTGACTTGCTGA
- a CDS encoding HPP family protein gives MNRSYRIIYFLILFAIISAISYVFKIILLAPPFAVSAYLITVESRGRFSDPNSIIVSYLLVIALTTIFHIFLGVQFLSIYLNVSLIAIFITLSRFRHPPAIALAIFSYIAHNDILFVESSLVIAAILWLADRVIYYLYKNDKKTRNI, from the coding sequence ATGAACAGGTCATATCGTATTATATATTTCCTCATCCTATTTGCAATTATAAGCGCCATAAGCTATGTTTTTAAGATCATTCTCCTTGCGCCCCCATTTGCCGTCTCCGCATATCTCATCACGGTAGAGTCCAGAGGTAGGTTTTCCGATCCGAATTCAATCATCGTTTCGTATCTGCTTGTCATAGCACTAACAACCATTTTCCATATATTTCTGGGTGTGCAGTTCCTGTCCATCTATCTGAATGTGAGTCTGATCGCTATATTCATAACACTTTCCAGATTCAGACATCCACCAGCCATTGCACTGGCCATATTTTCATACATAGCACACAACGATATTCTCTTCGTTGAATCTAGCCTTGTGATAGCGGCTATCCTCTGGCTTGCGGATCGCGTTATTTATTACTTATATAAAAATGACAAGAAAACCAGAAACATATGA
- a CDS encoding MFS transporter has protein sequence MPYYRNRSLWGVSIAASVRSIGYGATWPFLAVYFNTYLHMSLIFVGFIFTLNSGISILFSLFAGYMADAFGRKTTLVVGNASGFVLYLLLSIFAHGNVALISILFIFTAFSGSLVFPSANSIVSDITSSTDREMGYAIYRIMANLGWAIGPLISAIIFSYGFSFIFLFVAIANATATIISIMFVNTNARFRTQRSGFLVRDYTLFFFSIPVFLLIMVSSQFSVTLPIYIVDDLHIIIRNLAYFYAVNGIVVVLGQYPISRMMRRYSDLYGLILGSVFYTIGYLMVSFSHTLFYLIIDMIVITIGENFTSPNISTVTSKIAPRDKVGRYMGFIGMINQLARTASPSVGTFILYSLSSSPVLVWPAIDGFGISAIILFLMFKIFFVDRHKIAGRPVNI, from the coding sequence GTGCCATACTACAGGAACAGATCGCTGTGGGGAGTAAGTATTGCTGCCTCCGTAAGATCCATAGGCTATGGCGCCACATGGCCCTTCCTCGCCGTATATTTCAACACATATCTCCATATGAGCCTTATCTTTGTGGGCTTCATATTCACCCTCAACTCTGGCATATCAATACTTTTCAGCCTGTTTGCGGGATACATGGCAGATGCCTTCGGCAGAAAAACCACACTGGTAGTTGGCAATGCATCCGGCTTTGTCCTATATCTCCTTCTATCGATATTTGCGCACGGAAATGTCGCACTGATCTCCATACTGTTTATCTTCACCGCATTTTCAGGATCACTTGTTTTTCCCTCTGCTAACTCCATAGTGTCCGATATAACATCCAGCACTGACAGGGAGATGGGATATGCCATATACAGGATAATGGCAAACCTTGGGTGGGCAATAGGCCCACTGATCAGCGCGATCATATTCTCTTATGGATTCTCCTTCATATTTCTCTTTGTAGCTATTGCAAATGCCACCGCAACCATAATTTCTATCATGTTCGTGAATACGAACGCAAGGTTCAGAACACAGAGATCCGGCTTTCTCGTCAGGGATTACACACTATTCTTCTTCAGCATACCTGTGTTTCTCCTCATAATGGTATCGTCCCAGTTTTCAGTCACTCTTCCGATATACATCGTCGATGATCTGCACATAATAATAAGAAACCTCGCATATTTTTATGCTGTAAACGGTATAGTTGTGGTTTTAGGGCAGTATCCCATATCAAGGATGATGAGAAGATATTCGGATCTGTACGGACTCATACTTGGATCCGTATTTTACACCATCGGATATCTGATGGTTTCATTTTCGCATACTCTCTTCTACCTCATAATCGACATGATTGTGATAACAATAGGCGAGAACTTCACCTCTCCAAACATAAGTACCGTGACATCTAAGATCGCACCAAGGGATAAGGTCGGCAGGTATATGGGTTTCATAGGCATGATAAATCAGCTGGCGAGAACAGCTTCACCATCTGTAGGCACATTCATCCTGTATTCCCTTTCATCCTCACCGGTGCTTGTCTGGCCCGCGATAGATGGATTCGGCATCTCAGCCATAATATTATTCCTTATGTTCAAGATATTCTTTGTGGATAGGCATAAAATTGCGGGAAGACCGGTAAATATTTGA
- a CDS encoding HIT family protein → MPGKQLTLFEEDNNEVNCKFCEIISGKIASEIVYSDEYFVAFLDYKPLFKGHTLLVPRKHFGDIYNMDDLTLQRMMKTVTLISMAVEKATMSDGTFIAINNKVSQSVPHVHVHIVPRKHKDGLKGFFWPRQSYAENEEKIYAGKIRSQIEALITGKA, encoded by the coding sequence GTGCCCGGAAAGCAGCTGACGCTATTCGAAGAGGATAACAATGAGGTCAATTGCAAATTCTGCGAGATAATCTCAGGAAAAATAGCGTCAGAGATAGTCTATTCCGATGAATATTTTGTTGCGTTCCTTGACTATAAGCCGCTCTTTAAGGGACACACTCTGCTTGTTCCAAGAAAGCATTTCGGAGACATATACAATATGGACGACCTAACCCTTCAGAGAATGATGAAGACCGTAACACTCATATCGATGGCTGTGGAAAAAGCCACAATGTCAGATGGCACCTTCATAGCGATAAATAACAAGGTAAGCCAGAGCGTTCCTCATGTGCATGTTCACATAGTCCCCAGGAAGCATAAGGATGGCCTCAAGGGTTTCTTCTGGCCTAGGCAGTCCTATGCCGAAAACGAGGAGAAAATTTATGCTGGCAAGATAAGGTCGCAAATTGAGGCACTCATAACCGGTAAAGCATGA
- a CDS encoding heavy-metal-associated domain-containing protein, giving the protein MKRVEMRIYGMTCDDCVLTVKRGLKAVSGVLDAEVSLKDGKAVVKVDESKVNPEDLENAEVFRTTRYRGEVRKIE; this is encoded by the coding sequence ATGAAAAGAGTAGAAATGAGAATATATGGGATGACATGCGATGACTGTGTCCTTACGGTGAAGAGAGGTCTTAAAGCTGTTAGTGGCGTATTGGATGCAGAGGTATCGCTGAAAGATGGAAAGGCTGTTGTGAAGGTGGATGAGAGCAAGGTTAATCCAGAGGATCTGGAAAATGCGGAAGTGTTCAGAACCACAAGATACAGAGGAGAGGTGAGAAAGATTGAGTGA